TATAAGTAAATGAGCTCTGAAGCGTCCAGAGAGACCCCAAAAAAGCAGGCTCCtggccaggggcagggaggggatggaTGAAGGCACCGCCTGTCCCTTGCTGCTCACGGCAGCATCTCCGTGCTCTTTGCAGGCTGACCTGATGGATTGGCTCAGTGCCATTGGGTTGCCCCAGTACCACAAAAAGCTGGTGAACAACGGCTACGACTCCATCACCATCGTGACGGACCTGACCTGGGAGGATCTGCAAGAGATTGGCATCAACAAACTGGGTGAGTCCCTGCTGCGGTGCTGGGGTGGCCCAAGGCGGCCAAGTCTCCTGACCAGGTCCCTGTGCCCTGACGTCCCTCGGGCCTGTCCTGTGACCCAGAAAGGGCAGTTCAGGGCCATCCCCAAGgactgccctgggcaggctggagccaggctgagccGGGTGGACGTTGGTGGTGGTTTGTCTCCTCCCGTGGCAGGGTTTGGACAACTTGGATGTCTTTGCCCTGGTTGGTGACATGACTGTGGCTTTTCTTGGCCAAGAGGCCTTGTAGGATCGGAGCCAACTTAATGCCTCTTTCCTCTTGCCACTCTCCCACAGGCCACCAGAAGAAGATCATGCTGGCCGTCAAGAAGCTGAGAGACCTCCGCAAAAGCCTCAACCAAGCGGAAGCCACCCTGGCAAGACGCAAAGTCCCCGGTGCCCTGGACATTGTCACCATTGAGTCACTGGAGAATGGGGAATGCCAGTCCCCACACACTCCCAAAATGACAACATTCCAGGACAGCGAGCTCAGCTACGAGCTCCAGACAGCCATGTCCAACAGCTGCCATGAGACGCTCAGCATCAAGAACAGCCAGGGAATGTCGCGGAGCCAGGAGAGCATCGGGGTGCGGTCCCGGGGTTCAGGGCACTCGCAGGACAATGTTTTGTCCCGGCACCTCTCCAGCCCCTCGCAGGAGAGCCTGGGCAgcggggagagcagcagcagcagcgggcagTCCTGCGCGCCACCCCGCAGCAAGGAGAGCCCGGCCAGCCTGCCGGGACggcccagccccgagcccttTGGGAAGCTCGTCTCCCCCGAGGGGCTGAACGGCTACACCAACGGCAGCGGGGGCAGCCCTCTCAAGGAGAGGAACCTGCCTGAAGGCACGGATCAGTACGCCCGGCCAACGGCTCAGAAAGGTGCTGGCCCTGCAGGGCCACCAGCAGTCACCCCTTGTacccctccccagacccccagcAAGGCGACGGCCCCGTATGTCTTCATGTACCCGCACGTCTCCTTGAAGTCTCCCACGGCCCCTTCCCTCCTGGGGGCTGAGCAGCCCAAGACCCTGGTGCACCCCTacccctccttcccttctggGCAGAAGAGCAGCCTGCAGACATCAGCCCAAAAAGCTTTCTCCTACCTGCACAGCCAGTGCAGCCCCACCGAGCCACCCAAGGCTGCCGCGGCCCCGGGCACCTggcaggcaggggagcagcacaACGGGGGCGAAGGCTTCAAGTACAAGAAGCGGTCGCACAGTCTGAACCGCTACGCGCTGTCAGATGGAGAGCACGAAGAAGAGGAGGGGGtgcccaccagcaccctggGCTCCTATGCCACCCTGACGCGGCGGCCGGGCCGCAGCCAGATGCCGCGGGCCTGCCTGCAGGCGGAGGCCAAGGTGACCCGCAGCCAATCCTTCGCCATCCGGGCCAAGCGCAAGGgacccccgccgccgcctcccaaGCGTCTCAGTTCCGTCTCCAGCACCCCCGCCACCGAGGCAAACGGCGAGCAGCCCCCTGACCCCGAGCAGCAGTCTCCAGTCCCCCAGGACATGGCCGATGCTGGTGCCAGCCCCGGTGACACCAGTCGCAGCAGGACAGTGAGGAGCCTGGCAGCTGCACTGGAGGGGACGCCCGGGGCAAGCCCACCCAAGCCCCTCTTGGCTCCGAAACCGCTGCATGTGGCTCAGGACTCTCTCTCCAGGGCCAGTGTGGACGATCGGTCCTACGATGGCGGTGATACCGGCAGCACTGTGCTTGCTGACGCTGGCAGGGACGCCTTTGAGGGCAGCAAGCCGCGGAGACGGACATTGAGTGAGCCCAGCGCTCCCATGACGGAGGCTGTGCAGGTCGGGCGGGAGGACGCCTGCTCAGACACGGAGGAGGAGGCCAAGCCCGACGTCTCTTCATCCTCCCAGAACAGCTCCAGCGAGTGCATCCCCTTTGCAGAAGAAGGCAACTTAACCATCAAGCAGCGTCCGAAGCCTGCTGGGCACCCCAAGGCTGACGCTGCAGTGCAGGATGCAGAGCCCAGTTCccagcctgcagagcccccgTGCTCTGCTGGGAAGGAGCCGGCAGCACCTGCTGCCACCAAGGAGCCGCCCGTGCTGGAGTTCAACCTCACCGAGTCGGACACGGTGAAGCGCCGGCCCCGCTTCAAGGAGCGGGAGCcgctgcaggctgtgctgaaGGCATTCAGCCTGGCAGGGCAGGCGGAGGCGggcggcagccccgcgccccagTATGCCCAGGCCCAAGCTGTGAGCATCGTGGGCCCCACCACGCAGGGGCTGGTGCCACGGGCCGGGCTGGCTGGAGACACCTTTGACGATGACAATGTGGAGTTCAGGATTGCCGAGATAGAGAAGAGCATCTTGTCACTGGAGAAGGGGATCAAGAAGACACCGAGCCCCAccaaagcccccagccccacggagcTGCTCGGCACTGCCGTGGTGAGGACACCTGCTCCAGGTACGGGGGCTTGGGAGGGTCTCTCTTTGGCAGTGGCAGGGCCCGaggctccctccttcccctgctgggTCAGGACAGCATCCCCAGCTGGCCAGGAGGCAAGGGCAACCCGTGCCACCACGTGCCACGAGGCTTCTTCCCTTGCAGACGTCCCTGCCAAGCACACCTCAGTGGCGTCCACCAAGCTGGTGTTCTCCGGGCCCAAGACCATCTACCAGCAGGTCCTGCAGCCCTCCCGCCACACCGTcgctccctgggcagcccccgAGGCGGTGCCGGATGTGGTCGGGTccctggctgctcccagccctctgACGCTGGAGGCAAGCAGCAAGGTGTCGGCAAAGCCTTTGGCCACTGCCCCGGGGGCCGCCCTGGTCCAGCAGCGGCTGGAGCACACCAACTCCACCCTGGCTGCTGCGCTGCAGGCAGCCGAGAAGAAGATCACAgcggaggaggtggagaggtgaGGTGGCGCTGGGGGAGAGGAAAATGCTGGGGTGAGATCCTGGGGAGTGGAACTGGGGAGCCCCCAGCGGGGGCAGGCAAAGGGCTGGGGGCCTccagccctggcaggcagcagcgggTTCCCAGGCAGCCCCAAGGACCGAGCACGGGCTGCAGCCACCTGCACGCGGCCACCACGTGCCCGCGACCCACCAGGATGCGCgtgctccagcccagctgtgACCGGGAGGGTTGGGTCCcgcctgcctgcccctgcccaaaGGCACCTCAAGCATTGGGGCAGCATTTAACcatctctcccttccctccccagcccccccggggccgtgcaCTCGGCCAAGAACATCCTGGAGGACATCAGCAACATGTTCGATGATCTGGCCGACCAGCTGGATGCAATGCTGGACTGAGGCttgctccctccttcccttccccgcctccagctgctctgccagTGCCCGTCGTGATGGGGGGAGAGTGGATCCAGCACCGCTTGGTGCCTCCAGGTCTCTCCAgccgcctccctccctgcaCTTTGCACCGTGGCCGGGAACGTGGCTGCCCCTCCTCACCCGCCCCGTGTCACCGGCCCCAGAGCCACCCGGCTCCGTGTCACACGCTCCGGCACAGCCGCGGGGGTCAGGCGTTTCCCACCAGactggcagcaggaggggagccCAGAGGGGCTGCGCATGTGGTCCCGGAGGCCGCGGAGAAGCCCTCGCTCCCTCGCACAGCGCTGAGGAGCCTCCACAAGGgacctttttctttccacactGCATTGCCGAGTCCTGCCTCTTATTATTTATCCCCTGCCAACAATGTGTCAAAGGAAagacctccctgggcagccgcCACGGAGCTGGCTATTTACTGAGCAGATCCCAGCCCCGGCAGGGCCTGACAGCAGCTAAAAGAAGACAGGGCTTGTTGCGATTTGGCAGCTTACGGAGTGAGAAGGAaccttcctgctttttttgttgcttttccaaACGCATCAGCGTCAGGCAGCGTGTAATCTGAGCGGATCGAAATCCCTCGGTGGGACCCACAGCCCCTCAGGAgggggctggcacagcctgcagagctgcGGGACGCGGGGGGCTACCTGCACCCTCCTGCAGCGCCGAGGTCCTGCAGGGTCCTCGCAGGATGGCTGCGCAGCGCCGAAGGCCGCACACGGCTGTGTGTCCGTGCGTCCAGCTGGATCGCGCTGCTATACGGAGGCTGCCCTCTGCTGACACTGTGCCTGCACAAACTGCCAGCCCCAGTGCTTccagggaagaagcagcagagtgGTTAGtggggtttttggtttttgtgtgtttttttttcccctcccctatttcccttttttttggggggtggccCCCTTTTCCCACTGCCCCTccctgcagggaggtgctggcacAAACCCAGCCCTGAACGTCGCTAGGCGGTGGCAGCGTTTGGGACCGCGCACGATGCTTCCTCGCAGCACTAAAACCCAGCGGGAGAGGTGACCCCGCATCCACGGGGTGAGTTCAGCTCAGCAACAGCTACTGTAAATACGCGCTGGATGCAGTCACAGCcccgtggctgcagcaggggaacAGCAGTGATAGCTCATTGCATCCAAGCAGTAGGAACGGCTGCATAGCTTGAAGACAGATTTCTCTAGCAGGATCTGTTTAGTAGTGCATGTCTAAATATGTCCAAGAGCCCCGAACTTGGCTTGCACTCGGCATGCCAAGCAAATGAAAGCATCAGAGCACCAGAAGGGAACCTAAGATTGTACTGAAGTGCCATTTGTTACAAAAATTCCAGacgaagggaaaaaaagaaatccaacccttaccctttttaaaaaaaatgacccGCACAAAACCAAACTGGAAAGGGAGAAGGTGGCCAAAGAGGCGGGCGCTCCCCAGCCCTTTGGGGAGTTTGTGACTGACTTCGCCTGCTCGCAGCCCCTTGCTCCCTGCACTGAGAAAGGAGCAGAGCCCGCCTGGACGGGTCCCCAGGGCTCACCAGCAGCGGCTGTGCCACGGGCCCAGCCGGTGGGAGGCGCCAGCCTGGCTTTGGGCTGAAAAGCACAGATGAaaaatccctgaaaaaaaaagaaaataaaatcattggCTGGGACTTGAGGTCAGTTTGAGGCGATTAAGACACCTCTATCCTGGCCAGTTGGTTGCTCTGTTTTATACATCACATTGCGTGTATTTAAATGACCGTGTCCGACAGGCAAGTGCTACGCCATGGacctgactttttaaaatagctcCAACCAGTGGCACTTTAACAAAAGGTTTGCAGAAaccttttaaaactgatttttattctcACAAGTCAATCTGGGGCAAAcccagttatttttttccaatgttgataaaactgtaaatgtttttttaaaggccaatgtatatattttaaatgtgatttattatatatatttactaaCCAGAACTGCAAGTCTTGTACTCTAGGGTCAGGGATAAGAGGACACTGGGGTGGAGCTGTCGCTGTCTGAGCCACCTGAGGGCAACATCACGCTGCTCTCATTGTCAATAAGGGaattaaacatttgttttgcagaagaatGCCTATTTTTTAAGCTCTAGATCTCTATTTTGAAGCTACTGTATGGTGTGTAAGTTATGTACACTGCAACTGGGACTAACTGACCCTGGCTGCACCTGCTCCGTGCAGCAAGacagtgaggggaaaaaatagccCACGTAATCACCAGACTGACAACAGATTTTAAACCATCTGCTCTGTTTGTGTTGatcatgtgttttgttttccactaaCATCCATTAAGACTAAATTCTATTAAACAGTGGGGCGTATTTTACCCTTTTGATAGTTCTGCCTAGTTGTCTCCTTCGTGTCAAATCATACGAGCTTGTCTCCTGCTCTGTCTGAAGTTCACCGAGGATCAGCTTTATCCTGCCCCTTGAGCGCTTAAGATCTGAGTTTCCTCAGATAATCTCCCTGGTAAGAGTTCTGCTGTCGCCTCTAGTGAGGTTAATGCTCAGTCTGAGCCTTACTGTCACAGTAACGTGTGGTGAGCGTGCTGGGGACCAGCACTGCCTTCCATGCCCCTCTGCCCAGCTTTGGGTCCTGCTTTGCTCGGGACTAGCAGCCCAGGCCTCCTCGTCTCGCCGCTGTTTTtctccagtgctcccagtgcctgtGGCAGCTCACCCCCGAGCCTTCATCCCGAGGCTCCAACGCGCCGCCCACCGCAACCGAAGCAGTCGGCAGCGACCATCAGAGCAACCACACGCGCTGTGCCTGGGAtcagggaggcaggaggtgagTGAGAAGTTACTctgtgggcaggggcctgcagggctgcacaTTTGCCCAATGCTGGGCAGAAACTGGCAGAAAGCACCAGGATCAGATTCCAGAATCCAGCtctcaggctgtgctgctgccccagaGGTGAGCCCCGTTACCTGTGCCATGAccaacaaacacatttttaccTCCTCGCTCTGCTGGGTGCAAACTCCCTCCCACTCTCACGGGGCGTGTTACCAAGACAGTCGTTTATTGCCGTTCATACAGTGGATGTGTGCGGGTTAgggtttgcttcttttttttttatacaagtTTTAAtacaaatcaaatatttttacatacatcccaaaaattttaatataaaatatacacCATTTAAAAACATCTCGATGTAGGAAACTTCTTACTGAAGCCGTTCACCCTGGTCCTCAGGTGCCTCACTGGCGGAGGGAAGGGTGGCAATGGCGAGACCATCCAAAAGGCTCTGTTCCTACGCCTTGGCTCCCTCCAAGTCTAACACAGGAAGGAGGGTGCAGGAAAATAAACGTTTGTGATCACCCAGAGAAGGAAACCTTGGAGTTGCCTCCTCTAGAGGaaggtgtggccagcaggaagccctggtagctgctgccttttATCACCTACAACAGTTAAGTGGCACAAAGCAAGAGCTAGGTCAGGGGGAAAGCTGCCCTGCGGGGATAGCAGTGAGCGGCTTGGCGCTGCcgctggctgcagctcagcttgGCCACGGAGGAGATCGTGTCCCACTTGCCAGCTAACCCTGGCATCAGAAAGACAAGCTGGTTTCTCAAGTGCCAGCGATAACAGATCTGCAGCTGGCACGCAGTGAGTTAAGTGCGACTGAGAAATGCAGCATGTTCTCCCTGAGCCAGGCAGCCCTGCGGACCTGTAAGGAGCGAGGGAAGAGCTCAGCCCAGCTGGCAGAGGTGAGCAGACCCACTGCCAGCAGGACTGGCCTGGTATTGCTGCGTTGCAGGAGGGCAGCCCTGCCTTTCCCCAGTGAGCACCTGGCTCCCAACCCTGCCTGGCTCCCCCcacgcagccctgccagcagcagagcccaaacggctgctctccagctgtaGAAACAGGGCCCAGGTCTCCAGACAGCCGCACCTGgccccctccagcagcccccctctgtccccagagCACAGAGACCGGCCCTACCCCTGCTCCACGCTCCTACCAGACCCACAGCGAGAAGGGTATTGCTTAGACACGCAGTGTGCGTCCTCCCTGCGTTTGCTGAAATGGAAGGAAGAcaaggtggagcagcaggtagGGCTGGGGTTCCCgtccagctccctgcctgccaggAAGGCCCAGCAGCCACTTCTTAGCCTCGGACACCAAAGGGAAACAACAGCCGTGTATTTAGTGTTAATATGGGAAGCAAAAACAGTGCCAGGATTTGTCAGGTTTAGCCAGTTTTTAAAACTAGGGAGAGAGTCAGCATCTCCCACGAGCTGCAAATATTCTGGTAGCCAAGCCTGTGCGCTCCTGTTTGGCCCCCAAGCGTCAGCCCTCAACAGCACCAGTGTTCCCAGTACAGCTGGGGTCTGTACAGGAGCACGTGTGCTGCACTGGGGCAAACCGTGGGTTACAGAGCCCTCAGTGAAAGGTCAAAGGAAGAAGGGACCTCCAGAAAAACAGGTAACAGCTAGGAGGGCAGAAGCATGAAGGGGAGAGTTCCGAACACTAGCACAGAAAGGCATGACGAGGGGGGCTTCCCTGTGCCCTGGAGAGCAGGTACTGGGTGCAGCAGGGTCCC
The genomic region above belongs to Anser cygnoides isolate HZ-2024a breed goose chromosome 19, Taihu_goose_T2T_genome, whole genome shotgun sequence and contains:
- the CASKIN2 gene encoding caskin-2 isoform X3: MGQALFCALGELLGSAKRLNVNYQDADGFSALHHAALGGSLDLISLLLEAQATVDIKDSNGMRPLHYAAWQGRVEPVRVLLRAAASVNMASLDGQIPLHLSAQYGHYEVSEMLLQHQSNPCLINKAKKTPLDLACEFGRLKVAQLLLNSHLCVALLEGQSKDATDPNYTTPLHLAAKNGHKEIIRQLLKAGIEINKQTKTGTALHEAALYGKTEVVRLLLEGGVDVNIRNTYNQTALDIVNQFTTSHASKDIKQLLREASGILKVRALKDFWNLHDPTALNVRAGDVITVLEQHPDGRWKGHIHDTQKGTDRVGYFPPSIAEVISKRTGMILPRMAPTHQRQGPPGALTAPPGGLQHLPDECPQQAAPSIPAPYGHLTLTRTAPGPDSSAGDRNSVGSEGSIGSIRSAGSGQSTEGTNGQSTSILIENARPLPSTGDDLQQHLLGSEPRNGQLTSTAGPPGHQTPGNCPPGDRVFSHQFLRPEQLLEGKDAEAIYNWLREFQLESYTANFLNAGYDVPTISRMTPEDLTAIGVTKPGHRKKISTEIGQLSIAEWLPNYIPADLMDWLSAIGLPQYHKKLVNNGYDSITIVTDLTWEDLQEIGINKLGHQKKIMLAVKKLRDLRKSLNQAEATLARRKVPGALDIVTIESLENGECQSPHTPKMTTFQDSELSYELQTAMSNSCHETLSIKNSQGMSRSQESIGVRSRGSGHSQDNVLSRHLSSPSQESLGSGESSSSSGQSCAPPRSKESPASLPGRPSPEPFGKLVSPEGLNGYTNGSGGSPLKERNLPEGTDQYARPTAQKGAGPAGPPAVTPCTPPQTPSKATAPYVFMYPHVSLKSPTAPSLLGAEQPKTLVHPYPSFPSGQKSSLQTSAQKAFSYLHSQCSPTEPPKAAAAPGTWQAGEQHNGGEGFKYKKRSHSLNRYALSDGEHEEEEGVPTSTLGSYATLTRRPGRSQMPRACLQAEAKVTRSQSFAIRAKRKGPPPPPPKRLSSVSSTPATEANGEQPPDPEQQSPVPQDMADAGASPGDTSRSRTVRSLAAALEGTPGASPPKPLLAPKPLHVAQDSLSRASVDDRSYDGGDTGSTVLADAGRDAFEGSKPRRRTLSEPSAPMTEAVQVGREDACSDTEEEAKPDVSSSSQNSSSECIPFAEEGNLTIKQRPKPAGHPKADAAVQDAEPSSQPAEPPCSAGKEPAAPAATKEPPVLEFNLTESDTVKRRPRFKEREPLQAVLKAFSLAGQAEAGGSPAPQYAQAQAVSIVGPTTQGLVPRAGLAGDTFDDDNVEFRIAEIEKSILSLEKGIKKTPSPTKAPSPTELLGTAVVRTPAPGTGAWEGLSLAVAGPEAPSFPCWVRTASPAGQEARATRATTCHEASSLADVPAKHTSVASTKLVFSGPKTIYQQVLQPSRHTVAPWAAPEAVPDVVGSLAAPSPLTLEASSKVSAKPLATAPGAALVQQRLEHTNSTLAAALQAAEKKITAEEVESPPGAVHSAKNILEDISNMFDDLADQLDAMLD